In the Candidatus Poribacteria bacterium genome, one interval contains:
- the hflX gene encoding GTPase HflX, whose amino-acid sequence MQQLYDTRSPNPPSRAILVGIKLRDSSMDETEESLQELQQLAETAGIEVVCETIQPRNVPNPTYFIGEGKVEELKPLVEELNADAIIFDEELAPAQNRNLEKALDVATLDRTGLILQVFAQRALTKEARLQVALAQLEYALPRLTRMWTHLSRLATGGGGGRHLRGPGETQLEMDRRWVRRNIAQVRKALDAVEKQRHVQRKRRSEKVKVSFVGYTNAGKSTLFNVLTGESVLAEDKLFATLDSTTRKVDLPQKQQILLSDTVGFIKKLPHQLVAAFKATLEEVSEADLLLHVVDVSHPEAEAQIAAVNVVLKELEATEIPMLMVFNKIDRLKNEDELQILQCQYPEALSISAQRGDGIPALIDALTERFAERGMNLSLRLPYTEGKALDLLHKHGTVLDTEYTDEAVHVKARLPNRYLKAVERFLVSSEER is encoded by the coding sequence AGCTTTATGACACACGCTCACCGAATCCACCTTCACGGGCAATTTTGGTGGGCATAAAACTCCGAGACAGTTCAATGGACGAAACTGAGGAATCGCTACAAGAACTCCAGCAACTCGCAGAGACCGCTGGTATTGAAGTCGTCTGTGAGACAATTCAACCGCGTAACGTACCTAATCCAACATATTTCATTGGCGAAGGAAAGGTTGAAGAACTCAAACCGCTCGTTGAAGAACTCAATGCCGACGCAATTATTTTCGATGAAGAACTGGCACCAGCACAGAATCGAAACCTTGAGAAGGCACTTGATGTCGCTACACTTGATCGGACGGGACTTATACTGCAAGTCTTCGCACAACGCGCCCTCACTAAGGAGGCGCGGTTGCAGGTAGCATTGGCACAACTCGAATATGCGCTTCCACGGCTCACTCGGATGTGGACACACCTCTCACGGCTCGCGACGGGTGGCGGTGGTGGTAGACACCTCAGGGGTCCCGGTGAAACACAACTTGAAATGGATAGACGCTGGGTCCGTAGGAACATCGCACAGGTCAGAAAAGCACTTGATGCGGTTGAAAAACAACGCCATGTTCAACGGAAAAGGCGATCTGAAAAAGTCAAAGTGTCTTTCGTTGGATACACCAATGCGGGAAAATCAACGCTTTTCAACGTATTGACGGGTGAAAGCGTTTTAGCGGAAGATAAATTGTTCGCAACCTTAGATTCTACCACACGAAAGGTGGATTTGCCACAGAAGCAGCAAATTTTGCTGAGCGATACGGTTGGATTCATCAAGAAGTTACCACACCAATTAGTTGCCGCATTCAAGGCAACACTCGAAGAGGTCTCGGAAGCAGATCTTTTACTGCATGTCGTTGATGTAAGCCACCCGGAGGCAGAAGCACAGATCGCGGCTGTGAATGTCGTCCTTAAAGAATTAGAGGCTACCGAAATTCCGATGCTCATGGTTTTCAATAAAATTGATAGACTCAAGAACGAGGACGAACTTCAAATTCTACAGTGCCAATATCCGGAGGCACTGTCTATTTCAGCACAACGCGGCGACGGGATCCCGGCTTTAATAGATGCGCTGACCGAGCGTTTCGCTGAACGCGGCATGAACCTTTCTCTCAGGCTTCCGTATACAGAAGGGAAAGCACTTGATTTGCTGCATAAGCATGGAACTGTGCTGGACACCGAATATACAGATGAAGCGGTTCACGTTAAGGCACGCTTGCCGAACCGCTATCTCAAAGCGGTCGAGCGGTTTTTGGTTTCTTCGGAAGAAAGGTAA